One Nicotiana tomentosiformis chromosome 1, ASM39032v3, whole genome shotgun sequence genomic window, ttgacatgtaggcatagaaatgtatattcctcatgctaaaCAGTATATggtaattgatgacttgacacgtatattgacatgtaggcataaagatgtactttccCCATGCTAATTGGTAAACAAAAATTCTTATCTGATGTTGTGAATTGGAAATacagttcttttgataaactcatgttttgGTGGTTTTTAAATTGTAATGTCTCGACTTGACGTTATACCTGGAAAGCATGTCTACCTTTTCAagactgtgaatgagctgagtaTAATATCttctgagttattacttgtactacttttattatGTCATTATGAGTTACTTTTTGTTATTCGGGTTGGACACTGACCTTCTTccgagctcatcactactttcaacctaaggttaggtttgttacttattgagtacatggggttggttgtactcatactacacttctgcaccttgcgtgcagactttggaagctgatgttgctgtgtatggcgggagctagcattgaagatgtacttgtgttctggttataactgcctcttgttcttggtagctttagatctataaatctatttatgtatatttcgaacagatgatgtatttatttcgcaccaactttgtaaattttaagtcttaaaagctcatgacttgtactaccaatccttgagaTTTTGTATAGAAAGCTCAGTTATTTTAAATATTGATTCCTGCTAATTCTATTTGAGTTGTATTGTCTATCATTTGTCTTACCTAGTAGGTTAGGTttggttccatcacgactagctaaattttgggtcgtgacaagttggtatcagagccaggttcataggttctgtgagtcatgtaaggccccgtaaaaattttacctaaatcccgaggtttcgtggtgccgaggtaggctaatgtatttgaGGGTTGTAGAAAATCTTCGAGAGATGTCTTTAGTactcggtgtttcatgtatccatattgaagaaggtggttggagattcgtCGCCTATTGTTCCGATTGAGACTATAGAGGTTAataaggaattgacttatgaagaggtctcagttgccattcttgataggcaagtctgaaACCGAGaaacaaagagattgcctccgtgaaagtgttatggcaaaatcaacaggtcgaagaggccaccttggaagccgaggaagagatgaagaagaagtatcctcattTGCTTGAATATCTATGTAATTGTGTCCATGATGTTAAACGCTAACTTTCTACAAATTATGTTTTCCCTGTACAACTTATGTTAAGGATACTCCTTCTTGGTAATTTAATGTTTATGGCATTGTGGCCGGTGTTGTTTCCATATTGTTTTACATCATCGTGTTATGGTTATGCTGTTAGGACTGATTTTAGgattctctaacaggtggataggcccaattacaggagagactctggcaaaatttttggaaatttatggagttagtcaaaatttggatCTACGGGTGTGTGAAGTAACAGTTGGgtcacattggatgctaatgATGGATTATGGCTCTCAttagaggacgaatgatcctaagcgggggaggatgtaaggccccgtaaaaattttacctaaaactcggggtttcgtggtgccgagatAGGCTAATATATTTAAGGGTTGTAGAAGCTCGCCGCGGtatagactttttgggttgaacaaagcattggggagttgaagaaaatttgtTGCGGAACAGAGCGTTTCTGCAGTCCATCATGTGACCATAGAAGTCCGCAGATCCACCAcagagtgaagcagagaaatgagccaattttggaggttgttttgcggtcaactatgcgatcgcaaaatcctTTCGTGGGTCGCACATCCGTCACAGAATCACCATAAATATTTTTGGAGGGAGATTCTACGGTCCATTCTGCAACCGCATAAATGATATGCGGGCCACAAACTTGGCCACAGACTGGACCAGACCAGCCCAATTTTTGGGACTATTTCTGCGGTCCATGTTGCGGGCCACATACCTGATATGCAATACACTCTGCGATCGTAGAGTTGAGTTCAGAGGGTCCTTTTTCTGGTTTTaaaacccgatcccatttttataaaacaaccttaggggtcattttagaaggttcaaattgatattttagagagatgaaagtggtctagagtgagaagagGAATTCCTAAgctatttgttcatcaatctttgctcaagtcTGGAAGAATTCGCAAGGATAACttacaaggtcttcatccaagaggtaagattctagccctagccttcaatttcgaaatttggaTTGGGAATAGGTAATGGGGAAGCATGTTTTGAGAATAaaagttgttatttatgcatgcatgtactaataaAGATGGTAGGGAGGTTGTGGAGTATTTGTGGGTGGCCTATTGAAGTGAGGATTGATTGTGGGTTAAAGGAATTCatcataggaggaccttgaaaccttaattcaCGCCTAGAgcttgataaaatactcaaatgtgGGCTGACCTTTTTTAATCTTAATCCTAAAAAACCAACGAGTCACACACTAagcatagcaattatatcaaatGGTCAATCGAGCTGAAACCCAAGTATCTTCCGAATTATGGTTCAAATTCGTCATGTttctaatagattgaagttgctagtaTTTCTGGAATATTGTAGCAATTTAAGGAAgatcaagcgaggtatgttggctaaactcctcttgtagaatcgaTTTACATGATGTCCTTGTAAGTTGTGATTGTGATTGGCCCAATTTCTCACTTCTCATGTTCCGAGTCCTTCCTAATAGATTTGATTATTCTAAAATAAGTGTTGCGTTGAAAGATGTATGTACTCAAAATGTGTTGCAAATGCTCCTATCATATCATGATTCCCTCTGAGAACGTAATCAAGTATGATCAATGTACCAAAGGTGTTGTGATTTAAAATCATGTTTCTATTGCAAGTTAGTATGCCTAATTGTGGAAgagaaactcaatgtgcttaaaaCTCTCATTTTCTCATATGCGTACTTAAAGTTTTGGTTTGAGATTATCTTATTGATAGTAATCTATGGCAACGTTTAAAGGTTATaggggtgagtatgaaatatgaaatatggtcaacgtgccaagaatgatattacaattgtGGTCACTAGTGCTAATGAAATGGAAAAACGtgtaaaagattatgaaatgagttgtaaatcctttaaataataaatgctttgggagtatcggttagtcatcgaggaagggtaggtcgacataacctaaccccgaaactacatatGCCAGTATAGGAGTGATTGAAGGGTAAATTTCCgtgttgatgtgatgagattgtttccccttatatgggatacgattgatgtgttgagatatttccccttaaatgggatgagattattgctagtgagatgtgatgtgatgttgacccacacgacattgtggtgagacagctTAGCAGATCGGGCAGAGATtggacgccatgccgcgcacatggtggtgttgtgagtggatgtctcgaagtgagatggcttagccgatcggtctgagatcggactccgtgctaaaagcacGGTGGTTTATCGATACTAAATATCTCCtaacttaaaaatattgaaacttacttgaaatttatcttTCTCTTAACTTGGCACTTTAATACTatttgaggctctcattgatttcatgtttccttcttattttactgttactcgttctattgagagggtgtttagttttacatactagtactattccatatgtactaacgtcccctttgccgggggcgttgcatctttaatggatgcaggtggttccacaacaggcggtattgatcagtgatagcagtacaccctatcctcagctaacttggtgagccccatttcatttcggggtctaGTATCTCTTATCCTCTTTGTGtattgttttgaggtatagccggagccttgtttaCGATAccatcatgctactcttttgtatctattagaggctccgtcaACATAGTGTGGGTGGTATCGTTGTTTTGGGAAGGACAAACTAaagatgttgtatttgtatcacgtGTTCCATttcaaactatgaatgtgtaatgtaatattttgggaaattttgAATGAAGTTCCTAACGGTAATGAAATTTGGATTGTTCATGTAGCcttcttattgtctaattaatgaaatatatattctgattattcatgggtgagtttgggtagaaggcattgtaCAAGCTTGCTTGGTCGGGTTATCTCAGTTAAGCGCCAGTCGTGCtacccgaggtcggggcatgacaatctttgagcaagtgtctagtaaagtcttgcggatcggtatgatgacgtccatacgtatcttcgagaggctacaaggcatttaggataaagtTTCCATCTtgctttccttatcgtgcgacattgattcagcctgaagcgtatctctttgagtcacgacccaaaccgatgggccatgacgagggCCTGAGTCCTATATGTCGAACAcacctaagcatgcgtctaagatataaacatgaattaagggtaggtcatgaatactATCTGTCATTAAACTGttgaatcacgtgaataacatacatgaggaaaacatgtccaaaagacatatatacatatacatacagaATACGgcagggcgagccgacaaggctgctatagacaactatatatccaaaactagaagccgacaaggccacatactatccaactatacatgactgtatATAGACCTCTAATAGATTGTATaactgtataaaggatgggactgggccccgtcgtacccatatctacatacaaaagtagcgtaccaaaactaataacagctccggatcaagtggagcacaccaactttCGCTGATtaaggatcctaaaaaggggtACCATTAGCTTGTCTACCtatacctgtgggcatgaaacgcagcgtccccaggtaaaagggatgtcagtaggaataatgtacagagtatgtaaggcatgcaAATCAGTCCATAAATGACATatatgaaacatggagtaaaggaatccacctgtaagtctaaataactttgtgaatcctgaaacatttataatgtcatgcacatgcgtataaatgtcgtatcatacacaagtataggtgtacataacatcatcaagcctctgagggcatctcatcatatcatctcggccactatgggcaaaatcatcaatatataccatctgatcaggtgatggtgcgtatataactCCGCAACCTTTTCTcaaatcccatatacatataatatacacgcaaataacaccatctggtcatgggtcaatgtacatatatataaatgaatgagatgcataagaaatacgttaataaaatttctcgaaatgttataagatcaatatgcctttcagataaactttataaactacgtatttttctgagacccatgaacataagatataataataagtaacatagggaatcaagaacatagacactcctagtacttctatgaatagagtcatttatgaaagttgtgcgtttgcttgtttcgtttgtatcgtatgaatcatgccaaaaagaaaggcatattgattctcttgacaatccctctaacacacgtcaattgcgacaaaacacgtaacgacggattgatgtaggaaaaaatccgtatgatattcttgaaaaaaatAGTACCGTACACCCTTAGAATCAAAATTTCACGCTGCCATAGTATTAAGCAGTTTCATATAAATTATTGAAGCAAATCACGTTGCCATTCAAACCCGTATGAAGTTTCTGAAGAAGATCCCTTACATTATAGAGATATAAGCATCTCCTTTATGTGATTTAGAGAGGTTTTTAatcttagtgggtgtgggcctCACTTAGGTGATGACCTAGCCACAAAACGCTCTTAAATGTGCCACCTTGATACATGATTTAAGAGTCATTTGTTGGGATTTGATCAATACTTCATTGGCTGCCACATTGGGAAGCTTATTAAGCCtatccaaatattttaattaattagttaatccccgactaaaaatcaataattacccaattattcacataattaagacttatcccaaattacttaaaatactactcacttttaacatactttatacaccttactatcatggtcatgtggtaccttgtatgtcactagtccataaataccgagtattatagctcggacgatattttatcccaaattgacaacctttaacgaaacttattttctttgatttgtttaccctatAACCTTCTCGGCACTTACCtatcgcctgttataaatagcataaatgcttataacctcaaaaataatctcattcccgagcttacgtcgattaacttacggcgaaactttaacgtacaaaatgAGGGATGTAacactttgaattccttccactcacccGTATGCGTATgagagcgctcagtatcagctttGTGTCGACGACTTATGGATTCCATAAATGAGATGCGAGATGCGCTTGCTATGTTTTAGTGATGGGACAGTCTGAaggacttgaggctgggtttGACTGTAGCTTGGTCTCGGTAGTTctagttgtgtgagcatgtgctttggGGCTTATATATCCTGTAGTATCCCTAGGAGTGGGAGTTATGGCATGGTGAGGGGTTGGATGGTTATATGATGAATATGAGGTGACGacaggatgtgttcagatggcttTGATATGACGAGAAGGGTTGCCGGTGGTGTGAAAAGGGCTATTAGATGCGTGATCTCTATTTTGATGTGTTGTACTGTCTCAAGATACGAGCGTACTAGGGGATATTTCATGTTATTCATTATGGGGTAAAGTAGATTCATATGTCTTGCTGGCGAGTTTAGACTCGGGAGGATTTACTAATTGCATGATGGTTGTGGCCATGGTAGGGCGTAGTGAAATTTCAATTTGAGGCTaaataggtgggttatctcatgcgggGTGGTCCacagatgtgtgatccttatgatgttatgtggagagtttctttccaCCAGTGGGTTATACGTGTTGCGATTTGATTTTGGATCACTTGAGAAAGTTGAGTTGACTATCACAAGGATGAATGCAAACTTagaagatgatttgaggtattttatggtttgtgttgcatgggCTTATGAAgtatttagttgaatttcaatgcagaattatggcagtaatatagtatgggtattgtgagttattggatgttttgttctatggctttgagccaagtgggggagtctgctatcgacgatttgattacATAGTAtgggttatgacttgcagaggttgagatcgcgGATGGCTCGAGTTAGGAAAATTTCTGGATACgagttatattacactttatggatatatagaaattatggaatgatttgggttgtttttcgtgacggatgtagtgcgcatggagtaggaattcactcggttgcttagaggtaTGGATTAcatctttgggtgttgttgtgataatgggGTACAAGTCGTTCGACTTGTTTGGGTGGTGCATTTGAGATTAGAAtagggtggatgactctcgataaggttctaatggattcaaggttCATATGTAGTATCTAAGacttttttcggatttgtataaaGCTAGAATATgatatttgcattggatggtgtcgatactcgcggtatttctgtataaatataaattttacattttagtatcagagaggttaaggaaacaacttcagattcatagaaggtctccTATAAGTGGGTATCTTGGTTGCGGTATTTTGAGTGCTTAAAAAGGGAATACAATGACCTTTTTTTTTGgcaaattatactactaggcATGCCTAGaagctattttattaataaaaaatgaaaaaaaaaccaCAATGGAAAAGTACAAGTAAGGGAGCTAGCTACAACAGTGTTGTCTCTATGCCTTGGCTATATTATCACTCCTCTGCGCCTCCATTGCCTTAAGATGGAAGCCTCATGTAGAGGATCATGGTGTAGCTGTAGGCATAAGTCTCACGAGGGCATATAATCTCATAGCCGCTTGGGTCTTCCTAAAGGAATAGGAATATAGCACACACATACTGTGCTAGAACTTACCTTACGAATCCTATTGAGGCATAAAAAACCCCATCTACTAGCAAGCATGAATAAAATACGAGCTGGAAATAACTAAGTACTCTATGACATCACAGAGTTTATAACATACTCTGTGATGATATTACAAATGATGATActtaaaaagtgaaaaaaataaaataatgtagAAATTTGTGTCTAGGCCCTCTTTCTTCAACCTTGTGCACTCTTCAATTTGTAGCTCATTTGCTTCTTCTTCCACTGTCTTCAAATATTCTTCAaactttttcatttcttttttgatttatttGACCTTGTGGAGGTGGTAGGGATACTCGCCTTTTGCTTTGCAGTTCTCATTGGTGGTTTCCTAATGACAACCTCTTGTGTTGCTTTGCCATCCCTGCTATGTTGCCTTTCATGTGCCTTCCTTTTGTTTTTGTTTGATCCACTTCTCATTTGCCTCGGTGATAGGTCTCCCTCCCTAGCTATATTTTTAAAGCAAGCATCTAGTAGTTCTTCCTCTTCCCCTGAGGATGTTTGTCGGAGTTAAGCTATATTGTGAAGGTACTCCACTCGTACTAGCTACCTGTCCAGTTTTATGGATCAATTTAAGATTGGAAATCGTACATGATAGTTGCTGTCCAGTAGGAACAAAAACAGCAGCATTAGGACTTAGTTTTATTTTGATTTGCATACTTGGCGAAGTACTGGCAATCTGCTCAAACACAGTTATTGCTCCTTCCTTTGCGTTATCCCCTCGTCGTATTGACGAACCTATTTGTTGAGTGTTTTGTTCCTGAGAATCAACACCATAATCTTCTTCACCTTCTCCATACTCTTCTACTTGGTCAGCCCATGACTTAAGCTTAGAGCTAATTGCCTCTTGTAGCTCGTTTAAAATCTGGACAGGTTCATCACTTAGTTCGGCTTCACTCATCGTGTCTTCATGTTCTTCTCTTGTGTGGCCATCCCCTCCCTTTTTTGTTGCCGACGACATCATGGATAACGTTTGTTGGTTGTTTGAAACTTGTAACATGTTGCCagattgatcaaacaaatcattggAAGGGATATCATGTTGGGATGTATTCAAACCGACCTCTGTCATGCCATTATTTTCATTCACCTCTGCAAGAGACATTCCCTTCGTTGGATTAGACAAAAACCCAGGCAGAACTTGCAATGGATTCAAGCCTTCCAACATTTCAGCTCCAATTGCAGTAAGATTTACATTAGTAGGTGCAATAGAGTTCCTGGAAACTTTGCACTCATCCGCAACTACCACAATCTGCCCATTCTCATTTTTTGAACTCTTCTCTGCTGTTTGATCTGGAGATTTAATTCCAGATGTTTCCTTCTTTTTGCGTGTTACAGAACTACAACCTTCCTCTTTATTCCCATCCACTCCTTTCTTTCTACTAGAGTTTTCTACCCTTTCCAGCAGTTCATTAGGTTTAGTAGATTGTACAGCAGATTGTGCACCTACATCTGATGAAACAACACCAGTTCTACCTGCATCCGTTGAATTTTCTAAAACATGATCATGCTCATTGAGCAATGCATCAAAGGAGttagaaaactcaatatgctttgGTGTTATGACCTGGTCTTGCATGCCTGGAGATCTCCTATTTATAGGTGATCGTTGCGTCACTGCTTTCTGCTGATTCCCTAGAACATATGTAGCACTTAAAAACTGTTGATGTTTCATCGCTTTTGGAGATACATTCTGCCTTGTAGGTGATCTCACCACCATTGTGCAATCAAGTCGTGCTACATTTACCTGTGCTGCATAATGGTGGCAAGTGGGTCGGTcgaggcccgggaccgcgggccaaacggggtTTTATTAGGCCTGGCCCGGTCTCGTGgaccggtcctatgatttgggccctcCAGGCCCGAGACCATTTAGCCCGCCAGGGATCGGGACTGGCCCGGGACaggaccggtcccttagcgggccaaacggtcccaacggctatagtatataagatgtatagccgttggctatttatgaaaaagtcatttaaccccccccaactttgttttaaccccccaaactttgttttaaccccaaacattttatacatttaatatatatactatactatactatatatacatcttatatactaatacatcttatatatagtatataagatgtatatatatcttatcgaatatagcttttatatatatatatatatatatacatcttatattgatatatatatattagctagattaagaattctcaaatgtgttaaaatagaaatctttaactggtggaaacctcggTGGACATATAATAGTCAGCAGAGGTGTGAAACAattccagttcccggtcaaacggtgatcTCTGTTTTAGCTTAGTTGAGAAGGCCGTGCGGATTActgcccgccacttgatcctgttaaaatggtatggtagaaattgtgtgtaaagatgcagcacgatttctagctggtccatagactggttcaacaggagaaatgtgttgaatatcgGGCAACAGTCTACGATTGGTATAAGAATGTCTATTATAATTAGAACTAATAGTAGGCAatagtctattattagaaaatgactgtccACTATAAGTGAAACTATTAtcatcaaactgaatgcaaatcctaccatccagattttgagtaatatgagaatactcagtattactgacagcatcagttatctgactgggggatataaccgaatccaaagtccatgtagttagaaaattaatttcttcccacttaataggtctcctcgcggtgaccttagactttgcaaaattcgttttCACTAATATAGTCTGATCAGAtagatcatataatttacatctagggtttaacgtagatagtaatttgaaataaattctgtacgataaacatataagttcagaaccaggtgcataattataaccatgaattttcacatttaatgtcaaagcatcaagtatattaacatcagatagagataattgcagattgggttgagtattaaaatatactggactGTAGGCCACAGTAGATTCAATAGGACATCCccttcaggatcgtcatacggatccacatcaaactccccagttatacaaatgggaagaaaaagTTTGACCAATGAGAAGATATCTCTCAGAGGCGAGTCCTCGATAGTAGGACCATCTATTcacctggaagatattccagaagatagccCGTTATACGCGCacttgcaggcatatttgactgctctaaagcaaagtgatacttttgcttctGTTACAAAAgaggacaatgatgatatcaagtcctaTGAAAAAGTGACTAAAAaggaaatgatatttcttttagaaaattctgATATTCAGAGAAAAGAGGAACCATGGAaaatattccaaaggtatttaataaatggattgtattatccgggtgagtcatacaaaacccgttcttATTATGAAACTATACTCACTAGTACTGGCAGTGCAgaatttcagcacttttctggttATAGTACATatgagaacgtttataacttctcaaagATCATAATCAAACAGATTTTATCTGTTGAAGATTGGGGAATATCCAcgatgaaagaaaggcagataagtcTTAACAAGTCCCGCATGAACtttacttattgggattatatccaggcCTTTGATAAAGTCCTTTACTACAATAATGATAGGCACAAGCATACTTGGTTCGttaaagtatgtgcaaagatatttgcagagcCCATTCCAAATTGGTTCataaactggtggtcataccacggtccgactataaagattttaccagatccatttctcatgttatacaaagaatggacaaAAATTTCTCCGATTATAAATGAACTTTATCACACAGATCATATCTGTTACTTGGAGAAGATTGACCAgatatatttctttctggaattctcTATTCCTTGGATACATAAATGGACTCCAAAAATTGGATTCACCGAGGAACAAGTTTCGTGTTTATACAGGACCTTTTATAACAATTTTTGGGATAAattaatgaagaaggatcccaaaacaaagacattatacggtcaagaactcttggattccaTCAAgacaaaaatccaagaatattccagcatCTCTCAAAAAGAGAAGATTGATGATAGTTCAGTCAGGCATATTGCCAGAAatatctcctttcaagaaggggATAAAAAAGAAATGATCAACGATTACTTGAAAGAAgttaaaagaaatttacttcGCTCAATTAATCAGTATGAGAAATCAGACACTTCGATGCAAAGTAAAACCAGCAACGATGATATCGCTGATGACTCCCAACCAATAAAATCCGAAAAGATATTATCTGATGAAGCCCTACAGGATGCGGAAGAATTCCTCCGCAAAATGAAAGAGATGGAAAAGGACTTTATCAAAGgcctggatataatcccaataagtaaaGTTCATGCGggatttgttaaggcttatctgcctttctttcatcgTGGATATTCCCCAATCTTCAACATATATAATCTGTTTGATTATGATctttgagaagttataaacgttctcgtctgtaCTATAACCAGAAAAGTGTCCAGTACTAGTGAGTATAGTTTCAAAATAATAACGGGTTTtctatgactcacccggataatacaatcc contains:
- the LOC138891599 gene encoding uncharacterized protein, with the translated sequence MVVRSPTRQNVSPKAMKHQQFLSATYVLGNQQKAVTQRSPINRRSPGMQDQVITPKHIEFSNSFDALLNEHDHVLENSTDAGRTGVVSSDVGAQSAVQSTKPNELLERVENSSRKKGVDGNKEEGCSSVTRKKKETSGIKSPDQTAEKSSKNENGQIVVVADECKVSRNSIAPTNVNLTAIGAEMLEGLNPLQVLPGFLSNPTKGMSLAEVNENNGMTEVGLNTSQHDIPSNDLFDQSGNMLQVSNNQQTLSMMSSATKKGGDGHTREEHEDTMSEAELSDEPVQILNELQEAISSKLKSWADQVEEYGEGEEDYGVDSQEQNTQQIGSSIRRGDNAKEGAITVFEQIASTSPSMQIKIKLSPNAAVFVPTGQQLSCTISNLKLIHKTGQVASTSGVPSQYSLTPTNILRGRGRTTRCLL